From candidate division KSB1 bacterium, the proteins below share one genomic window:
- a CDS encoding glycoside hydrolase family 127 protein translates to MEKLMLFVAMVLLFTACSKKPQKDYPIKPVPFTDVQVTDQFWQPRMETNRTVTIPYDFKKCEETGRIDNFAKAGGLMEGEFVGIRYNDSDVYKVIEGAAYSLRLYPDPQLEQYLDDLIAKIAAAQEDDGYLYTARTINPAKPPKNAGPERWSYLIHSHELYNVGHMYEAAVAYYQATGKRSLLDVAIKNANLIDSVFGPGKKHDPPGHQEIEIGLTKLYRVTGDERYLKLAKFFLDQRGRYIGRKPYDEYISAEYTQDHKPVIEQDEAVGHAVRAGYMYSGMADVAALTGDQDYIKAIDRIWENVVSKKLYITGGIGARSEGEAFGDNYELPNLEAYNETCAAIANMFWNHRLFLLHGDAKYIDVLERTLYNGFLSGVGLDGNEFFYPNPLESDGRHKRSPWFDCACCPVNVVRFLPSLPGYVYAQQDDDIFVNLFMSNTATIKMKDNSVKVTQATDYPWDGKITITVSPEQEDDFTIHVRIPGWALGSPVPSDLYRYLNPTDEKITLLINGQPTDFQLNKGFALLKRRWKNGDTIELHLPMTIHKVVAHDSVKSDVGKLSLERGPIVYCAEWVDNGGHVLNLMLPKDAELQAEHRADLFNGVTVLKGQAVALFSDPQGIQQRTQEFVAIPYYAWAHRGPGEMAVWLPYEQSAARAISFSQIQ, encoded by the coding sequence ATGGAAAAATTGATGTTGTTTGTTGCAATGGTGCTTCTATTCACTGCATGTTCAAAAAAACCTCAGAAAGATTATCCCATCAAGCCAGTTCCTTTTACCGATGTCCAAGTTACTGATCAATTTTGGCAACCACGGATGGAAACCAACCGAACTGTTACCATCCCTTACGATTTCAAGAAATGTGAAGAAACTGGTCGCATCGATAACTTTGCTAAAGCAGGGGGATTGATGGAGGGTGAGTTCGTTGGGATTCGTTATAATGACTCTGATGTCTACAAAGTGATAGAAGGTGCCGCTTATTCATTGCGGCTTTATCCGGATCCACAATTGGAGCAATACCTGGATGATTTGATTGCCAAGATCGCTGCCGCACAGGAAGATGATGGTTATCTTTATACCGCGCGAACGATCAATCCCGCCAAGCCGCCGAAAAACGCCGGCCCAGAACGTTGGTCGTATCTCATTCACAGCCATGAATTATATAACGTGGGACACATGTATGAAGCGGCTGTGGCCTATTACCAAGCGACTGGGAAACGATCGTTGTTGGACGTGGCGATTAAGAATGCGAATTTGATCGATTCGGTGTTCGGCCCAGGCAAGAAGCACGATCCACCAGGACATCAGGAAATTGAAATCGGTTTGACCAAGCTGTATCGTGTGACCGGCGATGAACGTTATTTGAAGCTTGCCAAATTTTTCCTCGATCAGCGAGGACGATACATCGGTCGGAAACCCTATGACGAATATATCAGCGCGGAATACACCCAAGACCATAAGCCAGTGATCGAGCAGGATGAAGCTGTCGGTCATGCAGTTCGGGCTGGTTATATGTACTCTGGGATGGCCGATGTAGCGGCATTGACGGGTGACCAAGATTATATCAAGGCCATCGATCGCATCTGGGAGAATGTCGTTTCTAAGAAGCTCTACATCACTGGCGGCATCGGAGCACGATCGGAAGGAGAAGCGTTCGGCGACAATTACGAATTGCCCAATTTGGAAGCCTACAACGAAACCTGTGCGGCGATCGCCAATATGTTCTGGAACCATCGCCTATTTCTGCTCCATGGTGATGCCAAATACATCGATGTGCTCGAACGGACATTGTACAATGGCTTTCTATCTGGCGTCGGATTGGACGGCAATGAGTTCTTTTATCCTAATCCGCTGGAATCCGATGGCCGACATAAAAGAAGCCCTTGGTTCGATTGTGCCTGTTGTCCAGTGAATGTGGTTCGGTTCCTCCCCTCTTTGCCCGGCTATGTCTACGCCCAGCAGGATGATGATATTTTCGTCAATCTGTTCATGAGCAACACAGCGACGATCAAAATGAAAGATAATTCCGTAAAGGTGACGCAGGCGACCGATTATCCCTGGGATGGGAAGATCACCATTACGGTGAGCCCTGAGCAAGAAGACGATTTCACAATTCACGTCCGAATTCCTGGCTGGGCTCTTGGGTCGCCTGTGCCCAGTGATCTTTACCGATATCTTAACCCCACGGATGAAAAAATAACATTGCTAATTAACGGTCAACCGACCGATTTTCAACTGAACAAAGGATTTGCCCTGCTTAAGCGGCGCTGGAAAAATGGAGACACCATTGAGCTTCATCTGCCAATGACTATTCATAAGGTGGTAGCGCACGACAGCGTGAAATCCGATGTGGGGAAATTATCGCTGGAGCGCGGCCCGATCGTTTATTGTGCAGAATGGGTTGATAATGGCGGCCACGTGCTTAATCTCATGTTGCCCAAAGATGCTGAGCTTCAGGCCGAGCACCGGGCTGATCTGTTCAATGGGGTAACCGTGTTAAAAGGTCAAGCTGTGGCGCTCTTCTCCGATCCACAGGGCATCCAGCAGCGCACGCAAGAATTCGTCGCTATTCCCTATTATGCATGGGCCCATCGCGGCCCAGGTGAAATGGCGGTCTGGTTGCCCTATGAGCAATCTGCTGCCAGAGCCATTTCGTTTTCACAAATTCAGTGA
- a CDS encoding TonB-dependent receptor, which produces MKKLFRLPCRNLQLFGSVRAPWLSPRILLFTGILLLLLTHSLLAGGAIRGRVYDRETKDALPGANVIIKGTSIGAASDLNGNFYIPNAPAGRQVLMVSYIGYATVSIEVTVPEGGRLQQDFGLKPVVIPGKEVVVTAQAQGQIQAINQQLASNKIANVVSEARIQELPDFNAAQALSRLAGVSTLESSGEANKVVIRGLAPQYNTVSVEGVKLAATGSSQIGVSALGNTPGNINNDRSVDLTMVSPYMIKSMSVYKSLTPDMNANSIGGAVNMELREAPSGLRYDVLWQSGYTAKTENYGNYRTVASVSDRFFGDKFGVYLLGNLEKYDRDDDNMSANYRTTSSKVDTTTGFRPVSVTSVPLNRHIETRQRFGGNLILDYRLPSGSIKSVNMYTRLRSDFQDNRTILNYFDKLLNFTYREGINTTDLMVNSLDFKYDFNRVFLDFKFANTASKNHLPESPFVEFKTGQVTTGPVTVNTIPDSLKKLWAYPGPEQVYLDNINLFSSLYKENNRSVSSNLKFPFRLGSSFSGYFKLGGEYRHQNNSNDQKTPYASIRSSGTFQTAMVNDLSNKFNIPIDPATAKFAASNFTGSSKLTRPFLNDQFGQLYWACDPTILVAMAKYLDSSPEWKGRATGGADVTGGWYKGMFQTLANSYKYAEDYYATYVMSELVFKNLMVVGGVRYERTESKYTAYNMFDMRNPDAQDCDTVVVRPKNEYWLPMVQGKFSPLNWLDIRYAYTQTLARPDYHQMSPKVTYDNPRRNVRAGNPDLKPAHAFNHDLNFTFHSNKLGLLSIGAFYKTVKEFTYYTTYVLHKTAVSKDIKTINDFDIMGIKPVEGANLYTYINSQHPAYVKGLEFDFQTRLWYLPYGLNGVVLGINYTKIKSEATYPLRDDVTDYSTRPPTTFTYDSTRSGRLIYQPNDLMNAYVGYEFKGFSARLSFLFQGNSVSYVGAFPEQDGYTKDYFRIDASVRQTLPFPGLEIYLDINNLNNEKNESAQRSINGFTNVKHYGMTANAGIRIRR; this is translated from the coding sequence ATGAAAAAACTATTTCGCCTACCATGCAGAAACCTGCAATTGTTTGGCAGTGTAAGGGCTCCCTGGTTAAGTCCCAGAATACTGCTTTTCACGGGAATTCTTCTGTTGTTGCTGACTCACTCCCTTCTGGCAGGTGGGGCAATTCGAGGCAGGGTTTACGACCGGGAGACCAAGGATGCGCTCCCAGGGGCAAATGTGATCATTAAGGGGACCAGTATCGGGGCGGCTTCAGATCTCAATGGTAATTTCTATATTCCTAATGCACCAGCAGGGCGTCAAGTTCTCATGGTCTCTTATATCGGGTATGCCACTGTCAGCATCGAAGTGACGGTTCCCGAGGGTGGTCGATTGCAGCAAGATTTTGGTCTCAAGCCAGTGGTAATACCTGGGAAGGAAGTGGTCGTCACCGCCCAGGCGCAAGGACAGATCCAGGCCATTAACCAGCAACTGGCATCCAATAAAATCGCAAACGTCGTCTCTGAAGCTCGCATTCAGGAATTGCCCGATTTCAATGCAGCGCAGGCCTTGAGCCGATTGGCTGGAGTTTCAACCCTGGAAAGCTCTGGAGAAGCGAATAAAGTCGTCATCCGTGGCTTAGCACCCCAATACAATACCGTTTCGGTAGAGGGCGTTAAGCTCGCTGCGACGGGCAGTTCTCAGATTGGGGTCTCTGCTTTGGGCAATACCCCCGGCAATATCAATAATGACCGAAGCGTTGATCTTACTATGGTTTCGCCTTACATGATCAAGTCGATGTCCGTGTATAAATCCCTGACGCCCGACATGAATGCCAATTCCATTGGCGGCGCGGTGAATATGGAGCTGCGCGAAGCACCTTCGGGCTTGCGATATGATGTGCTGTGGCAATCGGGATATACGGCTAAAACTGAAAATTATGGGAATTATCGGACTGTGGCATCGGTGAGTGATCGGTTCTTTGGGGATAAGTTCGGTGTCTATCTCCTGGGAAATTTAGAGAAATATGATCGAGATGACGACAATATGAGTGCCAACTATCGGACCACCAGCAGTAAAGTGGATACGACCACGGGCTTTCGACCCGTCAGTGTCACCAGTGTGCCGCTCAATCGCCATATTGAAACGCGACAACGCTTTGGTGGCAATTTGATCCTCGATTATCGGTTGCCGTCTGGTTCGATCAAATCAGTGAACATGTATACCCGTTTGCGTTCTGATTTTCAGGACAATCGAACGATATTGAACTATTTTGATAAGCTCTTGAATTTCACTTATCGGGAAGGGATCAATACCACCGATTTGATGGTGAACTCGCTCGATTTCAAATATGATTTCAATCGGGTCTTCTTAGATTTTAAATTTGCTAACACTGCATCGAAAAACCACTTGCCAGAATCTCCATTCGTCGAATTTAAGACCGGTCAGGTCACCACTGGGCCAGTAACTGTCAATACCATTCCCGACAGCTTGAAAAAACTGTGGGCTTACCCCGGTCCAGAACAGGTGTATTTGGACAATATTAACTTGTTTAGTTCATTGTATAAAGAGAACAATCGATCCGTTTCTTCAAACCTCAAGTTCCCATTCCGATTGGGGAGTTCGTTTTCTGGATACTTTAAGCTTGGAGGAGAATATCGCCATCAAAATAATAGCAACGATCAAAAAACGCCTTATGCCAGTATCCGATCGAGTGGGACGTTTCAAACCGCGATGGTCAATGATCTGTCGAACAAGTTTAATATCCCAATCGATCCTGCGACTGCCAAGTTTGCCGCATCGAACTTCACAGGTAGTTCGAAATTGACTCGTCCGTTCCTTAACGATCAATTCGGTCAACTGTATTGGGCATGCGACCCAACGATCTTGGTTGCCATGGCGAAATATTTGGATAGTTCTCCAGAGTGGAAAGGGAGAGCCACTGGCGGTGCGGATGTGACCGGAGGATGGTATAAAGGCATGTTCCAAACCCTCGCCAATTCTTATAAATATGCCGAGGATTATTATGCCACTTATGTCATGTCGGAACTGGTGTTCAAAAATCTCATGGTGGTTGGCGGCGTTCGATATGAAAGGACCGAATCCAAGTATACGGCCTATAATATGTTCGATATGCGCAATCCAGATGCCCAGGACTGCGATACGGTAGTGGTTCGCCCAAAGAATGAATATTGGCTGCCAATGGTCCAGGGTAAATTTTCCCCATTGAACTGGCTTGATATTCGTTATGCTTACACTCAAACCCTGGCGCGGCCAGACTATCATCAGATGTCGCCCAAGGTGACCTATGACAACCCGAGAAGAAATGTTCGGGCTGGCAATCCTGATCTCAAACCTGCCCACGCCTTCAACCATGACCTGAACTTCACATTTCACAGCAACAAATTGGGGTTGCTTTCGATCGGTGCTTTCTATAAAACGGTAAAGGAATTTACCTACTACACCACCTATGTTCTCCATAAGACCGCTGTTTCAAAAGATATCAAAACGATCAATGATTTCGATATCATGGGTATCAAGCCGGTGGAAGGGGCAAATCTGTATACTTATATCAATAGCCAACATCCAGCTTATGTCAAAGGGTTAGAATTCGATTTTCAAACCCGCTTATGGTATTTGCCCTATGGATTGAACGGAGTAGTGCTCGGGATCAATTACACGAAAATCAAATCGGAAGCCACTTATCCTTTGCGGGATGATGTCACGGATTACAGCACGCGTCCCCCAACGACATTCACTTATGATAGCACTCGCTCGGGACGTTTGATCTATCAACCGAATGACTTGATGAACGCTTATGTTGGTTATGAATTCAAAGGATTTTCAGCCCGGTTATCGTTCTTGTTCCAGGGTAATTCCGTGAGCTATGTTGGTGCCTTTCCTGAACAAGATGGTTATACCAAAGATTATTTTCGCATCGATGCATCTGTGCGACAGACGCTGCCGTTCCCTGGGCTGGAGATCTATCTGGATATCAACAACCTGAATAACGAGAAAAACGAGTCGGCTCAGAGGTCGATCAATGGCTTTACAAATGTCAAGCATTATGGAATGACTGCCAATGCCGGTATTAGAATTCGACGGTGA
- a CDS encoding T9SS type A sorting domain-containing protein, which yields MRRFVTILVCLTAFTASLLAQQKDTTYVKGMYSGGIEGELNNVVQDAINAGKLSTTVFKLNLYDWYVVTGTIEVPAGETLELVAPPAGNTQQTAPPQILWTASGSVTKNFLIAVYGNLIMKNIWVRFADAAGVQTGTPIVFEGASVGQGDVKNYGTFENCIFEWMPCPAVTASGSICVRSRHFNGVFKNCFFRNCTDRHFMYYGRAVSFPYDVPGYHTDSVYFENCTFTNMGYVYMQEGTNYGDNVYFNHCTFYNVVMFPLESGWWWRLNVTNCLFVNVWMLGFIPAQGTNPASGTVTITPVASIPFSVPFTDDDRHILFAHSAYYLDNWLVDWMRGGWDKNYSNTPWRPNPRINEVGNPYSKDQYKQRLFDMIPYPRPMVDSTSMVYFDSTYIDASGNKVKAYPYINRAALYDVCELRDKVNPRFIVPPLNLEPLKYFLWQKWSTNLDTMWAYMPEAGFNQQWPLPENLAYANDTLLTAGMGGFPLGDLYHWWNPKVREGAKDYYSKWLAQADEEHAKINRWLELGLHPDSALAVRPLPSSTIPEKFTLEQNYPNPFNAITKIRYSVPNTSPITLKVYNSLGQEVATLFDGVQRAGHYEAIFDGSKLAGGIYFYRLQTENVLITKKLVLIK from the coding sequence ATGCGACGCTTTGTTACGATTTTGGTATGCCTCACCGCTTTCACGGCATCCCTATTAGCGCAACAGAAGGATACCACCTATGTGAAGGGCATGTACAGCGGAGGCATCGAGGGCGAATTGAACAATGTGGTTCAGGATGCCATCAATGCTGGAAAATTGTCGACCACCGTATTCAAACTCAATCTCTACGATTGGTACGTGGTTACAGGGACGATCGAGGTACCAGCCGGAGAAACCCTGGAGCTTGTGGCCCCTCCGGCAGGAAACACCCAGCAAACCGCGCCACCTCAGATCCTCTGGACGGCCAGTGGCAGTGTCACAAAAAATTTCCTTATCGCTGTCTACGGGAATCTGATTATGAAAAATATCTGGGTCAGATTCGCAGATGCTGCTGGTGTTCAAACAGGGACACCGATTGTGTTCGAAGGGGCTTCGGTAGGACAAGGGGATGTGAAAAATTATGGTACTTTTGAAAACTGTATCTTTGAATGGATGCCCTGTCCTGCGGTCACCGCTTCTGGTTCGATCTGCGTTCGCAGTCGACATTTCAACGGTGTCTTTAAAAATTGTTTCTTCCGCAACTGCACCGATCGACATTTCATGTATTATGGAAGAGCGGTCTCTTTCCCCTATGACGTCCCGGGTTATCATACGGATTCTGTTTACTTCGAAAATTGCACTTTCACCAATATGGGCTATGTCTACATGCAGGAGGGCACGAATTACGGGGATAACGTCTATTTCAATCACTGCACGTTCTATAATGTCGTCATGTTTCCGCTGGAAAGCGGCTGGTGGTGGCGACTTAACGTGACCAACTGCCTATTTGTTAATGTCTGGATGCTGGGCTTTATTCCCGCCCAAGGGACAAACCCTGCCAGCGGAACCGTCACCATCACCCCAGTTGCCTCGATACCGTTCTCCGTTCCGTTCACCGATGATGATCGCCATATCCTGTTTGCCCACAGCGCCTATTACCTGGATAATTGGCTCGTCGATTGGATGCGTGGTGGCTGGGATAAAAATTATAGCAATACACCATGGCGGCCCAATCCGAGAATCAACGAAGTCGGCAATCCTTATAGCAAAGATCAATACAAGCAACGGCTGTTCGATATGATCCCTTATCCAAGACCCATGGTGGACAGCACTTCGATGGTGTATTTCGACTCAACCTATATTGATGCTTCTGGAAACAAGGTAAAAGCCTATCCCTACATCAATCGCGCTGCGCTGTATGATGTTTGTGAACTGCGAGATAAGGTCAATCCAAGATTCATTGTTCCGCCATTGAATTTGGAACCTCTAAAATATTTCCTTTGGCAGAAATGGAGCACCAATTTGGACACCATGTGGGCCTATATGCCAGAAGCTGGATTCAATCAGCAGTGGCCGTTACCAGAAAATCTTGCTTATGCGAACGACACTTTGTTGACCGCTGGTATGGGCGGTTTTCCGCTGGGGGACCTCTATCACTGGTGGAATCCGAAAGTGCGGGAAGGGGCGAAGGATTATTATTCCAAATGGCTGGCACAGGCCGATGAAGAACATGCGAAAATCAACAGATGGTTGGAACTTGGCCTGCATCCTGATAGCGCTTTAGCCGTAAGGCCGTTGCCCAGTTCGACCATCCCAGAGAAATTCACTTTAGAACAAAATTACCCCAATCCGTTTAACGCTATCACAAAAATTAGATACAGTGTACCAAATACCAGTCCGATCACATTGAAGGTCTACAACAGTCTGGGACAAGAGGTCGCGACCCTATTTGATGGCGTACAACGCGCTGGCCATTATGAAGCCATTTTCGATGGTAGCAAATTGGCGGGTGGCATCTATTTCTATCGGTTGCAAACCGAAAACGTGTTGATCACCAAAAAACTTGTTCTCATCAAATAA
- a CDS encoding T9SS type A sorting domain-containing protein, with protein MFKKVGNVCVAMLVILFLCSLTAQSQVLVEKWGKTNRGTAWPILNTAATPPGNASIGSGAVPTGWATIRGDFGQVFEATIDKAVVVTGKIEFVGGGCDAAYTHLRYALTFQDSIALNYQYTDSARWVTIGTTEKGHYGYEFTPRTGAGTMANGTLGVGTVWTVPGVLGWNSTYSGNAPLIAVNQVPRNAEMTEGIYNWAISVRQLADGSNEIRWYMVEQNNKYWFGGITKDTAQVSTKFNGICFGFNKDILATQVNLYEVKVELGEPIEIPEAPWEAFYVSKWGKTARGTAWPILNDQNYFDGDASIGSGAPPTAWATIRGGFERDVKPTTDNAIIVTGKLEFVGGGCGNAYTHLRYALTFQDSAVLNYQFTDSAIWVSTKPHFGYEFTPRTGTGTMANGTLGVGTVWTVPGVAGWNSTYSGNVPLIAVNQAPRNAEMIAGVYKWAISVQPLPDGSNEIRWYMVEENNKYWFGGITKDTAQVATKFNGICFGFNKDLSATQVNLYEVKVDLGKPIEIPEAPWQAFYVNQWGKTNRGTAWPILNDVNYLDGDASIGSGAPPTGWATIRGGFGDPVEATVNRAIIVSGKLEFVGGGCGDAYTHLRYALTFQDSMKLDYQYTDSAKWVPLGAAEKGHYGYEFTPRTGAGTMANGTLGVGTVWTVPGVLGWNSTYSGNVPLIAVNQAPRNAEMIAGVYKWAISVQPLADGSNEIRWYMVEENNKYWFGGITKDTAQVTTKFNGICFGFNKDLSATQVNLYEVKVDLGKPIEIPEAPWQAYYVANWGFSGGQLGGWNLTPGEFEGDVAIGGTTAPTGWSAVRGSIDPYVLSVEKDRALIVTGKMELVGGGFEDLSSLRFGLFYSDSAGTLKQDPNLDSNWVWTGTDRAHSGYLFVPPSGNNVASWSGVTGTWGGIIDGTWWDISSTKAMPFGVQLQTPTNAIAGPGFYEFAISISAQATGNLVRAKLSKIDKTYYWETSAIVPATTGKINCVAFAINNSTTTKLSLSEVKVDRGPDITTAIHDEDAPFAHVDQLPANFVLKQNYPNPFNPTTTIEFALPQSSEVDLIVYDISGRIVAELAKGRFEAGYHKVTFDAGHLASGVYIIKLKAGEFISFSKALLVK; from the coding sequence ATGTTCAAGAAGGTTGGCAATGTTTGCGTGGCAATGCTGGTCATCCTTTTCTTATGTAGCCTGACCGCACAGTCACAGGTCCTTGTGGAAAAATGGGGCAAGACAAACCGCGGGACAGCTTGGCCGATCCTAAACACTGCGGCCACGCCCCCTGGGAATGCCAGTATCGGATCAGGAGCTGTGCCAACAGGGTGGGCCACGATCCGTGGCGATTTCGGCCAGGTTTTTGAAGCAACTATTGATAAAGCTGTTGTCGTAACCGGAAAAATCGAATTCGTCGGTGGCGGCTGCGACGCTGCTTACACCCATCTCCGTTATGCGCTGACATTTCAGGATAGCATTGCTTTAAATTATCAATACACCGACTCAGCCAGGTGGGTCACTATTGGCACAACTGAGAAAGGTCATTACGGATACGAGTTCACGCCAAGAACAGGCGCAGGGACGATGGCCAATGGTACTCTGGGAGTAGGTACTGTTTGGACAGTCCCAGGTGTTTTGGGATGGAATAGCACCTATAGTGGCAATGCGCCCCTCATTGCTGTTAATCAGGTTCCAAGAAATGCAGAGATGACCGAGGGAATTTACAATTGGGCGATTTCGGTCCGCCAGTTAGCGGATGGAAGCAATGAAATCCGCTGGTACATGGTGGAACAGAACAATAAATATTGGTTCGGCGGAATTACCAAAGATACAGCTCAAGTGAGCACCAAATTCAACGGCATTTGCTTTGGTTTCAATAAAGATATTCTCGCAACTCAGGTCAATCTATATGAGGTCAAAGTTGAGCTGGGTGAGCCAATTGAAATCCCCGAGGCGCCATGGGAAGCGTTTTATGTGAGCAAATGGGGAAAGACAGCTCGTGGAACCGCTTGGCCTATTCTAAATGATCAGAACTACTTCGATGGAGATGCTAGTATTGGATCTGGTGCACCGCCAACTGCTTGGGCGACTATTCGAGGCGGTTTCGAGAGAGATGTGAAACCAACCACGGATAATGCCATCATCGTTACTGGAAAACTTGAATTCGTTGGCGGAGGCTGCGGCAATGCGTACACTCATCTGCGCTATGCATTGACCTTTCAGGATAGTGCCGTATTGAATTATCAGTTTACCGATTCTGCCATTTGGGTTAGTACAAAACCGCACTTCGGCTATGAGTTTACCCCGAGAACTGGTACCGGAACAATGGCCAACGGTACTTTAGGCGTTGGCACCGTTTGGACGGTCCCAGGAGTGGCTGGTTGGAATAGCACTTACAGTGGCAATGTTCCGTTGATTGCGGTCAATCAGGCGCCGCGGAATGCGGAGATGATTGCAGGGGTGTACAAGTGGGCGATATCGGTTCAGCCATTGCCTGATGGGAGCAATGAGATTCGCTGGTACATGGTGGAAGAGAACAACAAGTATTGGTTTGGAGGGATCACCAAGGACACGGCGCAGGTGGCGACCAAATTCAATGGGATATGCTTCGGATTCAATAAAGATCTTTCGGCCACGCAGGTGAATTTGTACGAGGTGAAGGTGGATTTGGGCAAGCCGATTGAGATACCGGAGGCGCCATGGCAGGCGTTTTATGTGAATCAGTGGGGGAAGACCAATCGAGGGACGGCGTGGCCGATTTTGAATGATGTCAATTATCTGGATGGGGATGCGAGTATTGGTTCTGGAGCGCCGCCGACTGGTTGGGCGACGATTCGGGGTGGATTTGGTGATCCGGTGGAGGCGACCGTAAACAGGGCCATAATTGTGAGTGGTAAGTTGGAGTTTGTTGGTGGAGGATGTGGTGATGCGTACACGCATTTGCGCTATGCGTTGACGTTCCAGGACAGCATGAAATTGGATTATCAGTACACCGACTCAGCGAAATGGGTTCCGCTGGGTGCGGCTGAGAAGGGACATTATGGGTATGAGTTTACGCCGCGGACGGGAGCTGGGACGATGGCGAATGGCACGTTGGGAGTAGGTACGGTTTGGACGGTTCCCGGAGTGTTGGGTTGGAATAGCACCTACAGTGGCAATGTTCCGTTGATTGCGGTCAATCAGGCGCCGCGGAATGCGGAGATGATTGCAGGGGTGTATAAGTGGGCGATATCGGTTCAGCCGTTGGCGGATGGGAGTAATGAGATTCGCTGGTACATGGTGGAGGAGAACAACAAGTATTGGTTTGGAGGGATCACCAAGGACACGGCGCAGGTGACGACCAAGTTCAATGGGATATGCTTTGGATTCAATAAGGATCTTTCGGCCACGCAGGTGAATTTGTACGAGGTGAAGGTGGATTTGGGCAAGCCGATTGAAATTCCTGAGGCGCCATGGCAGGCATATTACGTGGCCAATTGGGGATTCAGCGGCGGTCAACTTGGTGGCTGGAACTTAACGCCGGGTGAGTTCGAAGGTGACGTAGCCATCGGTGGAACTACAGCTCCAACAGGTTGGTCGGCGGTGCGAGGCAGTATCGATCCCTACGTTTTGAGCGTTGAAAAAGATCGCGCGCTGATCGTAACGGGGAAAATGGAACTGGTCGGCGGCGGTTTCGAAGATCTGTCCAGTCTCCGATTCGGGCTATTCTACAGCGATAGCGCTGGAACACTCAAGCAGGATCCCAATCTGGATTCGAACTGGGTATGGACTGGGACGGATCGGGCTCATTCTGGTTATCTATTTGTACCTCCAAGCGGTAACAATGTCGCCAGTTGGTCAGGTGTGACTGGCACCTGGGGTGGTATTATAGATGGAACCTGGTGGGATATTAGCAGCACTAAAGCCATGCCGTTTGGCGTACAGCTTCAGACGCCCACCAATGCAATAGCTGGACCTGGCTTTTATGAATTCGCCATCTCAATCTCCGCTCAGGCGACTGGCAATCTGGTGAGAGCGAAGCTATCGAAAATTGATAAAACTTACTATTGGGAAACCTCAGCGATTGTACCAGCAACGACAGGCAAGATCAATTGTGTAGCTTTCGCTATCAATAATTCAACGACGACCAAGTTGAGTCTGTCCGAGGTCAAGGTTGATCGCGGCCCAGATATTACAACTGCAATTCATGATGAAGACGCGCCTTTCGCGCATGTCGATCAATTGCCAGCCAACTTTGTGCTAAAACAAAATTACCCGAACCCGTTTAATCCAACGACCACGATCGAGTTCGCTTTGCCACAGAGCAGCGAAGTTGATCTAATTGTGTATGATATTTCGGGTCGCATCGTTGCTGAGCTAGCAAAGGGTCGATTTGAGGCGGGCTATCACAAAGTTACTTTCGATGCTGGTCATCTGGCTTCGGGCGTTTACATCATCAAGTTAAAAGCTGGGGAGTTCATCAGCTTCAGCAAGGCGCTGCTGGTCAAATAG